In a genomic window of Thalassophryne amazonica chromosome 12, fThaAma1.1, whole genome shotgun sequence:
- the LOC117521807 gene encoding rho GTPase-activating protein 12-like gives MADLPIAPGQVYIEVEYDYEYKSKDRLITIRQGECYMLVKKANEDWWQVRKEEGTKAFYVPAQYVREVRKALMPPPKPLQPPAAATSNTQPQMGAAVRVKPNHLDLDSSSENLQRRESSYRHSPSAQSGSSGRFSPPSQTRNSNLQQPPTTPNEHDRALANVFVEGGGTQPMQRGSSSSTLPHTQARSPELIRAPLDVDSTQLCDSAGEDRRTNDSESGDELSSSSTEHLQVE, from the coding sequence ATGGCAGATTTGCCTATTGCCCCGGGCCAGGTCTACATCGAGGTGGAATATGACTACGAATACAAGTCCAAAGACCGCCTGATAACCATCCGCCAGGGAGAATGCTACATGCTGGTCAAGAAAGCCAATGAGGACTGGTGGCAGGTGAGGAAGGAGGAGGGCACGAAGGCTTTCTATGTCCCGGCACAGTACGTGAGAGAAGTCCGTAAAGCGCTTATGCCCCCTCCCAAACCTCTCCAGCCCCCTGCTGCAGCCACCAGCAACACACAGCCACAAATGGGGGCAGCAGTCCGGGTCAAACCAAATCATCTGGACCTGGACAGTTCCAGTGAGAACCTTCAGAGGCGTGAATCCAGCTATCGGCACTCTCCCTCCGCGCAGTCTGGCTCCTCTGGCCGTTTCTCACCCCCCAGCCAGACCAGGAACTCCAACCTGCAGCAACCCCCCACCACCCCCAACGAGCACGATCGAGCCCTGGCTAATGTTTTTGTTGAAGGCGGTGGGACGCAACCCATGCAGAGAGGCAGTTCCTCTAGCACTCTGCCCCACACCCAAGCTCGGTCGCCGGAGCTAATTAGAGCGCCACTGGACGTGGACAGCACCCAACTGTGTGACTCTGCCGGCGAAGACAGACGCACCAATGACTCTGAGTCGGGAGATGAGCTgagcagcagttcgactgaacATCTGCAGGTAGAGTGA